The region GCACGGTCACGCTGCGGCCTTCTTCGTCGGTGAGGGTCAGCGCGGGCAGCTCGCCCAGTCGGCCCACGAACTGCGCCGCCAGCGGGCGGGTGTACACCGGGTCGGCCGCGTCGGTCAGCGGGCGGATGCGGGCGTTCAGGCCCGGGTCCTGGGTGCGCCACACCGGGTCGCCCTCGCGCACGCGGCCGCCGTCCACCGCGCCGCGTCCGAACCGCAGCTCGTAGACTCGGCCGGGGCGCACATTCCCGGCTTCCACCTGCACGCCGCTTTGCCACAGGCCGTACACGAAGCCGCCTTCCTCGCGGCCCTCGGGCTTGCGCCAGTTGGCGGGGTCGAACACCAGACCGTCGCCGGGCTTGACCGGCTGTTCCAGCTCCACCAGCACGCCGCGCTCGGTGACACCACGCACAGTGCCCACCCGCACGCCACGGTGCCGGGGCGCGCGCCCACGCACCACCGCCTGATGGTTGGTGCCGGTCATGAAGTGCGGCCCCAGCCCCCGCGAGTAGATCTGCTCCAGGTCCTGTTCTTCCTGCGGCGTCACCGACAGCGGTAGCCCGGCCCAGGCTTCGTCCACCGCGCGGCGGTAAGCCGCGGTGGTCAGTGCCACGAACTCGGCGTCCTTGTAGCGGCCTTCAATCTTGAGGCAGTCCACGCTAATTCTGACCAGTTCGGGAATCTGGTGCAGGGTGTAGAGGTCGCCGGGCGACAGCAGGTAGCGGGCGTCGCCCAGGTCGCGGTACTCGCCGTCCACGAACATCTCGTAGGGCAGGCGGCAGGCCTGGGCGCACTGCCCCCGGTTGGCCGAGCGGCCACCCCAGGCCTCGGAGGAAAAGCACTGGCCCGAGTAGCTTACGCACAGCGCCCCGTGCACGAAGGTTTCCAGCTCCAGGTCGGTCTGGCGGCGAATGCGCTCGATGTCGCTCAGGCTCAGCTCGCGGCCCAGCACCACCCGGTTGGCCCCGAACCGGCGGGCCAGCTCGGCGCCCTCGGCCGAGGTGATGCTCATCTGGGTCGAGCCGTGGATGTGCAGGTCCGGGCAGATGTCGTGGGCCAGCCGGGCCACCCCATGGTCCTGCACGATCACGGCGTCCACGCCCGCTTCGGCCAGCGCGATCAGGCTTTTCTCGGCGCGGCGCAGTTCACGGTCAAACACCAGAATGTTGAAGGTCACAAAACCCTGCACGCCCCGCTCGTGCAGTTCGCGCATCACTTCCGGCAGTTCCTCGGACGCGATACCCACTTTGGCCCGCGCATGAAAGCCGGCCCCGCCCTGCCGCGCGTCTGCCTCGGGCGGATTCACCCCGAAAAACACGGCGTCGGCCCCGGCCTCTATCGCTGCCCGGATCTGGGCGCGGCCGCCGGCGGGGGCCATCACTTCGGGCTTGCGGGTCAGGGGGGTGGGCACGGCAGGGGGCGTCAGCATAGCAGGCCAGTGTAGCGGGCCAGCGCGGCCAGGTTGATGGACTGGGGAACATTGGCAGGCGGCGCAGGTGGCAGCGCAGGCCAGGGGGTCCAGGGGTCAGCCAGAAAACCCGCAGGTCTTGACCCAGGAGGCTGTGCCAGGTCGGCCACTGCGGCTTAGAGCTACGGACATGGAATCGGCCTGGGTATTATTCCGTTTGGAGACTGCCACCCGCAGCGGACCGAACCCGGCCTCATCACCGCGAGTGCCAGCAGTATAAAAAATGCTACGATTTTCGGCCTTATTGTTCAGCAAGAATCAGCGAATATCCGCACTCCGGTCCGGTGAACTGTTGAAGCATTGTTGCGCCAACCGGTTCACATCAGAAGCTAGCAGCCCGACTTCAGCCGCATTGAGGCGGCCGCCGAACTTGAAAGCTGTCAGCTCTATGGCAGATGCGTATCCTCCTGTGGTTTGTATGCTGGCGGCCACATTAACTGACGTGCCTTTCCCATCTTTCAACTGGTAGACGAGGTCGCCGCCGGGGACGGTGGACTGGCCTGTACCCAACAGCCGCCACAGGTCAGTCCAGTTTGCCTGTGCCTGAGCTGAACTGGTCAGTCCAACAAAGGCTGTTAATATCAGAGATATTGGTTTTTTCATTCTCTCTGGTTTAGGCTAAATATCTTTTCTGGGATGATTCTTTCGTGCCTGACAGATTTTCTTGCCGCCGGGCCTTTCCAGAGCACTCAGCAAAACATCTGCCGCCGGGTTTTAATCCAGCGTTCTGTCAGTTCTCTGTCTGAGGCACGGAATAGCTTGATGCGCATGGGTTTTTTCGATTGGGTTAAAAATATTTTTATCAGGCCAACACTCACGGTTGCACCGGAATCGGTCGATCCCGACAACGCCGACCTTGCCACGCTGGATATTCCCGGCGCCGTGCAGGCACACCTGAACTGGACCAAGCGGCTGCGCGACGCCATTCAGGGCGAGAGCCAAGAGGACTTCGACATCAGTGCGGTGCGGGCCGACCACAACTGCGCTCTAGGCAAATGGATTCACAGCGACGGCGAACGGGCCTACGGCGAGCTGCCGGCCTTTACCGACCTGCGCGCCAAACATGCCCACTTTCACCGCGAGGCGGCCGGGGTGCTGGAAGCGGTGGAGGCCGGCGAACGCACCCACGCCCAGCGGCAGCTGGTCACCAGCTTCTCCGCCAGCTCGCGCGAAGTCATCGCGGCGCTGGACCTGCTGCAGGATCAGGCCCTGATGCGGGCCGCCCGGGCGCAGGGCGCCTGAAACTGCGGCAAGCTCTGAGCCAAGAGCTGAGCGCATAATGCAGCGGATGCCGCGTCCTTCTCTGACTCGCCCCTGGCGGGACTGGTCTGCCAACGAACGCCTGGGCGTGCTCAACGGCTGGCTGGTACTGCTGGGCGAGGGCTTTATGAACGTGGCCATCGTGATGGCCGGGTTCGCGGCCAAGCTGGGCGCGCCCAACGTGGTGATCGGGCTGCTGCCGGCCATCGGGCAGGGCGGCTGGATGCTGCCGCAGCTGTATATCGCGGCGCGGGCGCGCCCGCTGACGCACAAGCTGCCGCTGTACCGCTCAGCCGCCACGGTGCGCACGGTCACTTACCTGCTGATGGCCGCCTGCGCCGCTTTCCTGACCGACTGGCCGGCCCTCTGCCTGACGGTCTTTTTGCTGGCGATGCTGGTCAATGCCCTGGCCTCGGGCGTCTCGGGGCTGCCCTGGCTGGAGATTGTCAGCAAGACGGTGCCGGCGCCGCGCCGGGCCTGGTTTTTCGGCACCCGCAACCTCTACGGCGGACTGCTGGCCTTCTTCTCGGGGCTGGGCGTGCGCTGGATTCTGGGTTCGGGGCTGGCTTTTCCCTACAACTACGCCCTGATTTTCCTGCTGGGCACCGTGGCGCTGACCGCCGGGTACGGCGTGTTCGGCCGGGTGGAAGAACCACCGGACCAGCCGCTGCCACCGGGAAACTTTCGCAGCGAACTGCGCGCCATTCCGCACTCGCTCCAGGATTCGGCCCTGAAAGCTTTTCAGAACGTGCGCCTGCTGCTGGCTTTTGGGGCTGTCAGCGAGCCTTTTTACGCGGTGTACGCCCTGCGCGACCTGGACTTCCCGGCGGCGTCACTGGGCACCTTCGTGATGGCGACCACGGCGGCGGCCCCGCTCAGCAACGTGGGCTGGCAGCGGGTGGCCGAGCGCAAAGGCTCCAGGCGGATTCTGCGCTACGCGGCCGCTTTTGCGGCCCTGGCACCGGCCACCGCCCTGCTGGCCGGACACTTCGGCTGGCCGCCGCTGGCCTACGGACTGGTGTTCGTGCTCTCCAGCGTGGCGGTGCAGGGCTTTAACCTGGGCAACAACAATCACCTGCTCAACATCTCGCCGCCTGAGTCGCGTGGGCGCTATATCGGGACCCTCAACACGCTGGTGGGCGTGGCCCTGTTTGCTCCGGTGCTGGGTGGGCTGGCCGCCGACCGCTGGGGCTACCTGCCGCTGTTCGTCAGCAGCGTGCTGCTCTATTCGCTGGCCTGGTGGGCCTGCGGGCAGCTGCGGCGCGACGCCTGAAGCCGGGGGCGCTGCTCCAGAATCAGTGTGTTCCTGCGAACTCAGTACTCCTGGGAACTCAGGGCCCGTTTCAGGGCCGGCACGCCGCCGGGATACACCTGGGCGTCCAGCCCGTCGGCTTCCAGAAAGCGGGCGGCCAGCGGCGAGCGCACGCCCCGCTCGCACAGTACCAGCAGCGGGCCGTCGGCCGGGGTCAGCCCGTGCTGGCCCTGCTCGATGGCGGCCAGCGACACCGCCCGCACCGGGTGTTGCGGCAGCAGCTTTTCCAGCGGGTCGGCAAAGCGCAGTTCCTGGGGGCGCAGATCAATCAAGGTGACCTGAGAACCGGGCAGCGGCGGGAGAGTCATGACCCCGAGTCTAGCCCGCGCTGCCGGCGTCAGGGGGCCCTACATTTCACCCCGGCCGCTTGAATTATGCTGGCTCTATGTCTATTCGAGAACTGTCGCCCCAGGAAGCCAGCGAGAAGCTGCAGCAGACCGATCAGTACCAGCTGATTGATGTGCGCGAGGAAAACGAGTACGCCGACGTGCATGCCGAAGGCGCCGTCAACATTCCCCTCAGCCAGCTGACCGAGCGCTACAGCGAAATTCCCCAGGACCGGGACACCATTCTGATCTGCCGCAGTGGCGTGCGCTCCATGCAGGCCGCCGAGTTCCTGGCCCAGCATGGCTACGACGAAAGCCGCCTGCACAACCTGCAGGGCGGCACCAACGACTGGGTCGCGCAGGATCTGCCCCACGTTCAGCCGGCCAGCGACCTGCCCACCACCGAGCAGGTACTCGAAGCCCTCAAGATCGTCAAGGACCCGGAAATCCCGGTGAACGTGGTTGACCTGGGCTTGATCTACGAGGTGGAGATTAACCCCACGGGACAGGTGGAGATCACCATGACCCTGACCAGCGTGGGCTGCCCGGTACAGGACCTGATCCGCGCCGACGCCGAAATGGCTGTGGGCCGCCTGGACGGCGTGTCCGACGTGAATGTGGAATTCGTCTGGACGCCACCGTGGAACATGGAAATGATGACCGAAGACGGCAAGCGCCAGATGCGGATGTTCGGCTTCAACGTCTGAGGCCAGGTATCCAGCAGTAAAAAAGCGGCAAGAGGGTTCTCCCCTCTGCCGCTTTTTTTATTGCCTGCTGGGTCTCCCCAGGGCTCAGTCGTCGCTGCGGGCCAGGCCCAGGAAGTGCAGGAACTGGGCCAGCGCCATGGCGAAAGCCAGCACGTAGGTCATGGCAGCCACAGTCAGCACCTTCTGGGCACCACTGCTCTCGGCGCCGGCCGAGACTAGGCCGTTGGAGCGCAGGTAAGCCAGGGCGCGGCGGCTGGCGTCGAACTCCACCGGCAGGGTAATCAGGTGAAACAGCAGCGCGCCACCGAACAGAATTACGCCCAGCCAGATCAGCGGGCCAAAGTGCAGCGCCAGACCGATCAGGAACATCCACGGCGCCAGGTTGCTGCCGATCGACAGCGGCACCGCCAGCTTGCCACGGGCCACCAGGGCCGGCATGCTGATTTTGTCCTGAATGGCGTGGCCCACCTCGTGCGCGGCCACCGCAGCACCCGCCACGCTGGGCAGGCGGAAGTTGGATTCGCTGAGGTACACCTCGTCCTTGATGGGGTCGTAGTGGTCGCTCAGTTCACCGGGAGTCATTTTGACCGGCACGTGCTGCAATCCGGCATCATCCAGCATGCGGCGGGCCACCTCGGCCCCGGTCAGGCCGGCGCTGTTGCGCACGTTCATCCAGCGGCCGTAGGTGTTCTTGAGCCAGAACTGCACAGCAAACGACAGCACCATCAACAGCAAAATCAGCGGCATATAGGATGTGCTCCCGCCGGCGCTATACATCATCGGGTCCATCAATCGTTCTCCTTAGTTGTGATTCCGCGCCAGGGGCCACTTTGGCCTGAGCCGGGCCGGAAATTCAGTCAGTCTGCGGCGGAGCAGTGTCGAACAAGCGAGTCCGCCGTATCCCCACAACCTGCAATACGTGCCGTACTTGCGGATGGTTGCAGCATAGCAACCGAACCTTAAGCCCAGGCTAAAGCCGGCGAATGGCCGTGACCAGCAGCAGCATCTGCACCCCGCCGCGGCTGGCCGGTGCAAACGTCGGCTGCACGATCAGGTCGATGCCGTCGCCTTCGAGGTAGCCGCGTGCGATGGCCAGCGCCTTGACCGCCTGATTGACCGCCTGCGGCCCGACTGCCTGAAGTTCCACCTGCGGCGACTCACGCAGGAGGCCGGACACCGCGCCGGCCAGCGCCTTGGGCGCGGAATGGGAAGCCACCTTGAGCTGCATCACTCCCCCACTATGCCTGATTCGGCAGAGCCGCCGGGGCAAAGCTGCCGCCGGCGACTGGTGTGCTAGGGAGTCAGAGCCCGGCGCTCAGCGCTTATCCGGCAACCACTCAGCGGTCCGCCAGCACCTGTTCCAGCCCCTGACGGAAGCGGGTCACCGTGCCGGGCACGTCCTGCAATTTGTCGAGCCCGAACAGGCCCAGGCGGAAAGTAGAGAAGTCATCCGGCTCGCCGCACTGCAGCGGCACACCTGCCGCGATCTGGAGGCCGGCCTGGGCAAAAGCGCGCCCGGTGCGGATGTCCTCGCGGTCGGTGTAGCAGACCACCACGCCGGGGGCCTGGAAGCGGGGGGCGGCCACGCTGGGGAAACCGGCCTCTTCCAGCAGCTGCCGCACCTGCCGGCCCAGTTCCCACTGCGCCGCTTCGGCCTCGGCCAGCCCGAAGGCCTTGATTTCGCGGACGGTATCGCGGAACTGGCGCAGGCCGTCGGTGGGCATGGTGGCGTGGTAGGCATGGCCGCCGGCCTCATAGGCCTGCATGATGCTCAGCCACTTTTTCAGGTCCAGGCTGAAGCTGACCGATTCGGTGGCCTCCACCCGGGCGCGGGCGGCCTCGCTCATCATCACCAGGCCGGCGCAGGGGGTGCTGCTCCAGCCTTTTTGCGGCGCCGAAGTCAGCAAGTCAATGCCCAGCTCGCGCATGTTCAGCCACACGCAGCCGGGCGTGTTCAGCGCCGTTTTGAAACAGCATCATGTGCTGCAGCAACCGCGAACCGTCGCTGTAGCTAACCCCCCACTCGGCCGAGCGGGCCTGCGGCGAGCGCAGCACCGCGCTGGCGGCCGCGTGCGATACGGCAAAGGTGCCGCCCAGCTCTGGAATGTTCAGCAGCCCATCTCCGTCAGTCAGGCGGTGAAGCTGCCGGTACACCGGATAAGGGTCGGCCAGTGCAGCGCCACTCCAGAGAGCCTGCACGCTGGCAAAAACGCGGGGGTCGGTCATACCGGCAGCATGGCACAGCGGCAGTCAGAGAAATGGCTATGCTGCGCCTATGCCGGTACTGTGGATTAATGGTCCTTTTGGGGTGGGCAAGACCCAGGCAGCTTACGCCCTTTACGCCCTAGCCTTCCGCCTTCCCGGCGCGTTCGTCTGCGACCCGGAGCAGCTGGGCTTCGGGATTCAGCGCATGACCCCACCGGAGCTGCGCGGCGATTTTCAGGACACCGCCCTGTGGCGCAGCGGCACCCGCGACCTGCTGGCCCGCAGCGCCCTACACAGCAATCGCTTCATCATCGTACCTATGACACTGGTGAACCCGGATTATTTTGATGACATCGTGGGCGGCCTGCGCCGGGCCGGCATAGAGGTGCGGCACGCCGCCCTGCTGGCGTCACGGGAAACCCTGCTGCGCCGTTTGCGCTCGCGGGGCGAAGGAGCAAGCAGCTGGGGCGCCGAGCAGATAGACCGCTGCTTGCATGGACTGGCCGCTCTAGACTCCGCAGATCACCTTGCTACTGACGGCCTGACCCATCATGAGGTCGTGGATGCTCTGGCCCGGCACTCCAGCTTGACTCTGGCTCCCGACCCACGCACGCCGCTGCAAAGAAGGCGTCTGGACCACCTGAAGGTGCAACTGCGCAGCATCCGGAGAGACTGAAGCTCAGTGCAGGCTGGATACGGGAAAGCCAGAGGCGTGACTTACTCCGATGATACTTCCACAGCGGCAAAAGGCCCGGCTCTAGCAGCCTCCGCCCGGTTCACAGCTGCCTGTACTCATCACCGTCAGTTCGCCGCCCGCCGTGACCAGACCGGCCGGTAGCCTGCAGGCGTCGCCCGCCTTGCACTGCACGCCCGGCAGGCTGAGGTGAACGGTCAGCCGCTCATCCGTCTGCTCCAGCCGCTCCACGCCGTAGCGCAGCGCCGGCCGGGACAGGTTGCCGTACTCGAAGCGCACCGGGGCGGCCGGGTCCAGCGTGATCTGGCCGACCACCCGGTCATAGATGGCCAGGGCCTTGCGGGTGGTCATGAACCCACGCTCCGCCTCTTCCGGGGTGCCGTCCATCAGCTGAAACACCGTCTCGCGCCAGCGGTCCACCCGGCCGCCGCAGTCCACCGCCTCGGTGCTGACGGCGCCGATTTCGGTGAGGTGGTAGCCGGCCGGCACCAGCCGCTCGCCGTGCAGCCAAAATTCCAGCGGGCGCTGCGGCTGCACGCGCAGGGCGTCCAGCACCTCGGCCGTGCTGAGACTGGAAACGCTGGCCTGGAAAGAGCTTTCAGAAGGCTGAGTCATACCGGTAGTTTAGAGCCGGGGCCGGGGCAGCCCCGGACAGACG is a window of Deinococcus sp. Marseille-Q6407 DNA encoding:
- a CDS encoding rhodanese-like domain-containing protein, which translates into the protein MTLPPLPGSQVTLIDLRPQELRFADPLEKLLPQHPVRAVSLAAIEQGQHGLTPADGPLLVLCERGVRSPLAARFLEADGLDAQVYPGGVPALKRALSSQEY
- a CDS encoding CZB domain-containing protein, with the protein product MGFFDWVKNIFIRPTLTVAPESVDPDNADLATLDIPGAVQAHLNWTKRLRDAIQGESQEDFDISAVRADHNCALGKWIHSDGERAYGELPAFTDLRAKHAHFHREAAGVLEAVEAGERTHAQRQLVTSFSASSREVIAALDLLQDQALMRAARAQGA
- a CDS encoding MFS transporter, translating into MPRPSLTRPWRDWSANERLGVLNGWLVLLGEGFMNVAIVMAGFAAKLGAPNVVIGLLPAIGQGGWMLPQLYIAARARPLTHKLPLYRSAATVRTVTYLLMAACAAFLTDWPALCLTVFLLAMLVNALASGVSGLPWLEIVSKTVPAPRRAWFFGTRNLYGGLLAFFSGLGVRWILGSGLAFPYNYALIFLLGTVALTAGYGVFGRVEEPPDQPLPPGNFRSELRAIPHSLQDSALKAFQNVRLLLAFGAVSEPFYAVYALRDLDFPAASLGTFVMATTAAAPLSNVGWQRVAERKGSRRILRYAAAFAALAPATALLAGHFGWPPLAYGLVFVLSSVAVQGFNLGNNNHLLNISPPESRGRYIGTLNTLVGVALFAPVLGGLAADRWGYLPLFVSSVLLYSLAWWACGQLRRDA
- a CDS encoding ATP-binding protein — translated: MPVLWINGPFGVGKTQAAYALYALAFRLPGAFVCDPEQLGFGIQRMTPPELRGDFQDTALWRSGTRDLLARSALHSNRFIIVPMTLVNPDYFDDIVGGLRRAGIEVRHAALLASRETLLRRLRSRGEGASSWGAEQIDRCLHGLAALDSADHLATDGLTHHEVVDALARHSSLTLAPDPRTPLQRRRLDHLKVQLRSIRRD
- a CDS encoding DUF3656 domain-containing protein, whose amino-acid sequence is MAPAGGRAQIRAAIEAGADAVFFGVNPPEADARQGGAGFHARAKVGIASEELPEVMRELHERGVQGFVTFNILVFDRELRRAEKSLIALAEAGVDAVIVQDHGVARLAHDICPDLHIHGSTQMSITSAEGAELARRFGANRVVLGRELSLSDIERIRRQTDLELETFVHGALCVSYSGQCFSSEAWGGRSANRGQCAQACRLPYEMFVDGEYRDLGDARYLLSPGDLYTLHQIPELVRISVDCLKIEGRYKDAEFVALTTAAYRRAVDEAWAGLPLSVTPQEEQDLEQIYSRGLGPHFMTGTNHQAVVRGRAPRHRGVRVGTVRGVTERGVLVELEQPVKPGDGLVFDPANWRKPEGREEGGFVYGLWQSGVQVEAGNVRPGRVYELRFGRGAVDGGRVREGDPVWRTQDPGLNARIRPLTDAADPVYTRPLAAQFVGRLGELPALTLTDEEGRSVTVQGESPLGGARNRALDEAGLREQLGKLGGTGYHLGEFSAELEPGLFLPLGALNALRRDAVGALTELRGQTPERTAVPQLAEALRASVQPSAAAPASLPPQLHVLVRTPEQLEAALAERPDSITLDYLELYGLKPSVQRVKDAGITVRVASPRILKPTEQNLQKFLLGLDAELLVRSGGLLEGLQGVDAPHPLTGDFSLNAANVLTTRALLDLGLSRITPTHDLNAQQISELAELVGPESLEPIAYQHLPVFHTEHCVFCRFLSDGTNYTNCGHPCESHRVALKDERGVQHPVMADVGCRNTVFEGRPQVAGMHLDDWRAAGLRHFRLEFVHETPKQVREVIALHRDYLDGRLSSAELEEALEGLGEQGVTEGSLFVPRDFGLLDELPMV
- a CDS encoding metal-sulfur cluster assembly factor, giving the protein MPTTEQVLEALKIVKDPEIPVNVVDLGLIYEVEINPTGQVEITMTLTSVGCPVQDLIRADAEMAVGRLDGVSDVNVEFVWTPPWNMEMMTEDGKRQMRMFGFNV
- a CDS encoding zinc metallopeptidase, producing MDPMMYSAGGSTSYMPLILLLMVLSFAVQFWLKNTYGRWMNVRNSAGLTGAEVARRMLDDAGLQHVPVKMTPGELSDHYDPIKDEVYLSESNFRLPSVAGAAVAAHEVGHAIQDKISMPALVARGKLAVPLSIGSNLAPWMFLIGLALHFGPLIWLGVILFGGALLFHLITLPVEFDASRRALAYLRSNGLVSAGAESSGAQKVLTVAAMTYVLAFAMALAQFLHFLGLARSDD
- a CDS encoding stage V sporulation protein S — protein: MASHSAPKALAGAVSGLLRESPQVELQAVGPQAVNQAVKALAIARGYLEGDGIDLIVQPTFAPASRGGVQMLLLVTAIRRL
- a CDS encoding DUF6428 family protein, with amino-acid sequence MTQPSESSFQASVSSLSTAEVLDALRVQPQRPLEFWLHGERLVPAGYHLTEIGAVSTEAVDCGGRVDRWRETVFQLMDGTPEEAERGFMTTRKALAIYDRVVGQITLDPAAPVRFEYGNLSRPALRYGVERLEQTDERLTVHLSLPGVQCKAGDACRLPAGLVTAGGELTVMSTGSCEPGGGC